The Chloroflexota bacterium genome includes the window GACTGGGTGAGATTCAAGGTCTGCCGAAGTACACGTCGGCTGGCGTACGATAATCCAAGGGCTGATGCGGACGCTCGTGATCGTAGAACTCAAAGTAGCGCGTGAGTCCTTGGCGTGCTTCGCGCGGGGTCGTGTAATCATGCAGATACACTTCTTCATACTTGACCGAGCGCCACAAGCGTTCAACAAAAATGTTGTCCAAGGCGCGTCCGCGACCATCCATGCTGATTTGCACATGCGCGGCTAACAGCAAGTCGGTGTATTGCGGACTCGTGAAATGACTGCTTTGATCGCTGTTCCAGATTTCAGGCGTCGCTTGCGCGAGCGCCCGTTGCACGGCACTCACCACAAACGGCAGTTCCAAGGTTTGATCGAGTTCCCAACTAATCACATAGCGTGAGAACCAATCCAGCACGGCGACCAGATACAGCCATGCGGCGTGCAGACGAATGTAGGTAATGTCAATCCCCCACACTTGATTTGGGCGGGTGACCTTCAGATTCCGCAGTAAATACGGGTAAATTTTGTGCTCCGCATTCCGCTTACTCAAGTTCGGACCAGGCACAATGCCGGCGATACCCATCTCGCGCATGTGGTGTTGCACGGCTTTGCGATTGACGATGAAGTCGGGGCGCAACACCGCCGCGATGCGCCGTGAGCCGCAGAACGGATGTTCAGTATAGATCTCGTCAATGCGATGTTTGATCGCGACTTCTTCTGCCGAAGGCGGAGTCGGTTGGTAATACAGTCCGCTGCGATTCAAACTGAGCAACTCGGCTTGGGTCTTGAGTGGGAACGTGCGGTCAGGTCCGCGTTCAACGAGTGCCACGCGTTCCGTCCGAGTCAGTTGGGATGCCAGATTTTTTTTTGAGCCACTTGACCTGGGTCGTCAAGCGCCCGATCTCGGCATACAACTCTTCGAGACGTTGCTCGTATTCGGCTTTCAGTACGGTTTCGCCTTTATGCGTTTGGCTGAAGAGCGTCACCAGGTCGCGCAGGACAATCGCTTTCCATTCATAGATCTGGTTCGGGTGCACATGCCGTGCGGACGCAATTTGCGCAACGGTCTTCTCTTCTTTTAGGAGTTCAAGCACGACTTCGGCTTTGAACGTGTCTGAATAATGTTTTCGCATGGTGGCATTTTACCACCTTATTTTCCCAACTTTTGTGTCCGAATTCTTGGGTCCATTATAAGAATTCCAGGGAGAGGCGGCAATGTTCGTTTGCATCCACGTTGATTCTGAAAGATAAATGGTGATGGGGAGCGGCCTACCAAAATCTTTGCCTTGCCCCAATGGTAATCCCAAAGGCAGAAAATCATCCGGCAACTGTGAAGCAGATTGGAAGGTATAGTCATCGCGCCCATAAAAAGTAGGTGGAAGAGATAAATAGGAAGCCTCGTCACTCCAGTTTCGGTTGTAAGACTGCCAAGGGAAAGCAGATTGGACAATCGCGAAACCGTGGGAAAGTTTCACACAGACACCCACTGCGCCAAGCGTGATGCAGATTGTGACGACGACCAACCGGATACTTTTTGTCCGAAAACGATGCTGTGAAATCAGAAGCAAGGATAGCGCGGCAACGAATAACATGAGATTTTGACAGGTAACCAGGCGGTAGGGGAACTGGATCAACCGAACGAAAGCAGGCAAATAGCGATAAGGCAAATCAGAGAGCGAAAGGAACGTGGCAAAACAAAACATTATCAGCGACACTCCCAATAAGGCTCGGCCAAAAGCGCGGCGTAGCATACCTTCTTGATTGGTGTTTTCCTTTCCCAATACAAACAGAATCAACGTTACACAAAAGATTAGCAGCGGCATGTCCACTTGCGCATCTAAAAATGGCGTCGAAACTTCACTTATTCCCCTCAACTGGCTCCGCCGATCATAAGGGAAAAATGCGAAGCGCGTAAAAACATGGTCTATATCATCGGGGAAAATCGCCATCCCCGAATCTATTGGTGAGATTTGCCAAGCA containing:
- a CDS encoding IS3 family transposase (programmed frameshift) produces the protein MRKHYSDTFKAEVVLELLKEEKTVAQIASARHVHPNQIYEWKAIVLRDLVTLFSQTHKGETVLKAEYEQRLEELYAEIGRLTTQVKWLKKKLASQLTRTERVALVERGPDRTFPLKTQAELLSLNRSGLYYQPTPPSAEEVAIKHRIDEIYTEHPFCGSRRIAAVLRPDFIVNRKAVQHHMREMGIAGIVPGPNLSKRNAEHKIYPYLLRNLKVTRPNQVWGIDITYIRLHAAWLYLVAVLDWFSRYVISWELDQTLELPFVVSAVQRALAQATPEIWNSDQSSHFTSPQYTDLLLAAHVQISMDGRGRALDNIFVERLWRSVKYEEVYLHDYTTPREARQGLTRYFEFYDHERPHQPLDYRTPADVYFGRP